The Manihot esculenta cultivar AM560-2 chromosome 8, M.esculenta_v8, whole genome shotgun sequence genomic interval tatttttatattttttctacaatatatttattataggcGGGAAAAATAGCAAGGAAgaaaataatgtaaaaaatatatctcataagttatattatttataaactcatcaatataATGTGTCTATAGTATTTCTTTCATTCTAtaacttttatctatttttttattttataattattattcatttttcttttttattaatataaaaattaaatattataattttatttaattattattttttaaacaaatatataaaatatatattaatatataataaaatttaattttttttgaaagcaaaactacttattaaattaataaaattctatcaaGCAAAAAGAGATATCATCCTAAACAGAGAGAGACGATCATATCTAATAAATTCTCTAACCAAAATATGAGCCATTAGAGTGGCATGACGACGAACCCATTTAACAGAAATATTAGttttagagtctaacaaaaatttacaatcatttaaaatcaaacccaaTTTAGAAATATCTAAATATGGAGACCGAAGATATTGAACCACTTGCAAACAGTTCATAAGAATGCAGATATTAAAAGGCAAAAATTCTGTCACAAAGAGCAAACAGTGATGGAGagctaaaacttttatttccataaaaaataaaatatccagcttgtaactagtaaccaaatccttcaatgcattaactgtccgaGAATTGTCGAGTTCTCGATAGTTTCAACGCAGGACGATCGTTGAATTCGGCTATTCCGACCTTTTACGAGATGAGCCGCTTCACTGTTACCTATCAAATTAACATTCGCAGGGGTATGGTTAGAGGTATTCTGTTAAGAGGAAGGAAAATCTATAGCATCATCATCATTgagaggaaggaaaatcaatattgttaaaaaatcgaaacaaatatttttttgccTCTAATTCTATAATAGATACCTCTCTGAAGAATGTCATAAATCTGCCAAAAAGGTCTGTATATTCTAAAAATTGAAtgaattgtatgtgagaaatatcCAAACAATAcaaaaatcataagtgacgatcggaatatctctGGAACTCTTAATAGGACAacaacattttcttttttatcgataatcaattgacgcagatcatTTTTAATGAGGGAAAGGAAAAGAATGAATTAGATTTAAGGAAAATAATGAATTAGGtttaaagaagagaaaaaagcgAGAGTATCGAGTCACAGAGAGAATACAGAgggaaattttataaaatttaatattttttaaaatgtgtataattaaaaaattgataaaaaaaatacttttttaatatatatatataaaataaaattaacaaaaattataaaccCAACTTATAATATGGTTGAGCTTAAAAACAATTTCAATGTATATCAATTTGTCACTATCAACTTCCGGCGATAAATAAGCTGTCACTAATGCTTCTAACAATAAATGGGTTATCATCTAATATTTATttagtttggataattaaataagagaatttgaaattttgaggaagtatgaaaattattttaatttgattgacATTTTTTATTTCCGGAGAAGTTAAGAGTTTTTCTCCCAAGTAACTTATTTATTCAAGATTACTTAAATTATTTCCTTAAAAGTGATAATCTAAAACATTTCAACCAAACAAAATATTAATCATCCATCATCAAAACCATTCAATTCAGACGGTAAGTTATTTTCTgaatattattcaaaattaataattgagTATTCTGTTCAATACATATAGTTAAAACATCTCTTGAATATTGTTCGAAGtcaaaaattaattactatatTCAATTTATATGATTAAAGCATTTTCTTAATATTGTTCAGAATTAAGAATTGAATATTCTGTTTAATTTATATGACTAAGGCATCTCTCGAATATTGTCCAAAATCAAGAATTAAATATTTCGTTCAATTTATATGATTAAGGCATTTTTTAGACATTGTCCAGAATTCAGTCCCCTACTCAGTGgttaaaaatactataaaacatttgtaaaaagaaaaatccataGCTAAATCTATAAATTACgttacatataaaataaataggttagcctaatttttatataaaaaaaaatcagaaaaacCGGCAAACTGCTCTtagtttgttttgttttcttaattatttatattttggataattttttcaattttccattaatattttcttttattttctttgccttttctTAATCCCTtttcattttttcatttttcttattttattttatttttttcaatttctctcgttctctttcatttctttaattttcttcatttacttataataattaattattataaaattactataatttaaaataaaaattaatatttcaatataaaatatgataataaaattaattattttctttattaaataCATTTAGTAATAGATTtaattatcaatatttttttaattttatcaaattaaatttagcaATGGATTATTGTcatatactttttaattttttttatcaagttaataataaatttcataatcCATCTAATAATTTGTTGCTAATTTATTATAGAATTAATAACAAATTACCAAATCCGTTAACATTGAATTAATAATGAGATTTACAATAAATGATATAAATTTACtactaataatttaaataacatgaatttttaaattaataacgaAAAAATTCGTTAGTAATTCAGAAAACTCTTGTAGCAGTGAACATCCATATATATCTCTCTTTACTAAGGGACCCTCTCGGCGGAGATTGAATAGCAAACattccaaaacttatttccATTATGAAGACAAACTAAATGATCTTATAAAGTAATtgagttttatttaattaagttgGTCATCAACCTCTTTAAGAGTTTGGCTGATGGTTTATAAAACTTCAAATTTCTGCATATACTAAAGAAAcaggtaaatttattaatttattttttgattttataaaaatataaattaattaatctctcaaattgaaagtattttatttttttcagtatttaataattaaaattaataaataaattatttaataaaatttttaaaattttataaatattttagtatattttttaaaaataattaataaattttttatattataaaaattaaataataattttggggATGGTGAAGCACAACTCAtaataaaagcaaaataaagaaaaaagtgTATCTGACAAACAACTTTTGAAGCGGCAATAATCACAGGATTCATTTGATACAGAAATTAAGATAAGAATGCAATATTTCCAATTAATGAATGGAAATGGCATTAACCATTGGTTGGAAAGAGTCTTTATCTCGATAATGACTTAataaaaatctctaaattttaaaaaatttctattttttaaatatatattctcCTAAATAAGAAGCTGTAGGATTTGTCAATCAATCTGAAGTTTCCCTCCAAATAAATATCATTTTATAATTCACCGTTGCATCCTAGAGCTTTAACAGCATTAAAACAACAGTAGTTTTCAAATTATTACAAAGAAATTTTAACTctcttattatataataatatattttaataaataatttttttatatttaatttttgaataataaaaatatttttttgaataataaaaatattattttgaataataaaaatattttttatataataatttttttacaattttaaaaattatttattatatttatattttttgaaatttttatattaattaatatactaaatttttgatattttaacatataaagataatattttattttttaaaaatattattatattatttagtccctaatataaatatataaatttaattagtccaataatttaaattgatctttaaaagaaaatgttaattttaattggacttatttttaaataaaaaattatctgaTTAGTTTACTGCTAGAGAGAAgcactctttatttttttttcttgattttttttatataataattatgtttTTTCTATCATCATCTTATATGGTTTTACTTCATTCTGCTTAGAGAGTAtgtagatttatttttttttctcacctCTAATTGGAGgtgtgtaaataaataaataatttttaatttagtagATCTATGCTTGTCGAGAGAGGGAGGAGCTTTAATCTACTTgcttgtttattttttctatttattattattttttagttgcATGTAAGTCGACTATctttgttatttattattatttatattattattttaatttttgataaccGCTGGGTTTCACCACCCCGATATAAGGTTTAGCTCATGAAAGCGATCCTGATTCAAAGGTCATGGAGTCTCTTCAACGAGCCGGCCTGGACCACTCAGCCTTGAGGTCGAGCTTCCCGTGGGCCTCAGTCCTTTCACACCAAGCTCGGCCTTGAAACGTGACAGGAAAAAGAACAGCAGGTCCAGTCACCTCGCAATCCTGTCTACACGTGCGGGGGGCGTCTGATGCTTTCGTACATATGGATCTGTATGACAGAGATAAATGACAATGTAACTGAGAGGCCGTTAGGCATCGCTAGCAGAGAAAAGGAAAGGAATAAAGGGGGAGAGCACCTTCCCCTCACCTAAATTTACTCAACCATTGTAAATCCTATTTTCTCTGAATCTCTATAAGATCATCGGttaaaaaagtattaaaaaaattaattatattaaatttttgtaaattttttatttcaagagaaagaattaaaaaaatagtttgaattaataattaagTCGTTCTATATTGTTCAGCTCTAACATAGTTAGTTAGTTATTATGTGTTTTGCTTTATGTAACTTAGAGAGCAATCCAGTGATAAAAAGGACTAATATTTCCATTAATAGAATTTATGTCAGAActatattgaataattttttttcttatttccatttcttttattttataaggaaaaaatttaattgaattgaactattgtaaatttttttatcacaaacaaaaaaaattatgtaatttaatttgtatttcATATAAATAAACCAGTAATTTTACctccacataatttttttttgtcaaaaattAGCTTTTGTCAGAATTATTCCCTCCTTGTCCttgcttttaaaaaattatattaaaagaaaattgtattaaaaaatggaaaaaaaagggaaaaaaaaagggaaaagccTTTAACGTAATATTTAGCACTTCAATTATTAAACAAAAGCAATGGGCTGGCTATAAGCTTGCAATAAgtaaataaacttttttttctcAAGGCTTtcatgaaatataattttaaataaatttttatttcaactgAAGGGctttaatttaatgatattataatctatttaaaaattaaaaattttaaattcttttttaaatcaaaactaattatatcaaaacaaataattttccttttaaaattaACCGACCCAGTTGATGATTTATAAATTTACCAATCTAACAGACATAATTGCTTTGAAATTTAGCAACTATTCACAAGTCAAAGGGCAATTCCAATCTATTTTGGTCAATTTGTATTCCCCTTTAGAATccaaattcaataatttaaggAAAGTCTTATCTCAACGGATATAAATTCTAACTTATCCAAAACAGACTTTAAAATAAAACAGAAATTGTGCAATTTTGGCCTTGGCGTCTCTATTAAAGCACAACTTAATACCCATTTACTGAAACCAGCTCACTAtttatcaattcaattttttttatatgtatatttaaaatatttaaccgACAGGATTAGTTGGAATTTGGTAATTTCTATTCgcaataaattaattcaaattaattttgatgcATGAATTGAGTGATgatcactattattattattattattattattattattattattattattattattattaataaagaaaaatatttgtttCAACTTGCTTAAACCAAGATTTTTATGCAAGTGATATtagaatttctttttaaattatgacGTAAATTATAATGAGCATATGTTTTATACTAAAAACATTCAAAGATAATCTATTTTCCTATTTGTCCAGATGCTATGAACACCATGACAATGATATTTTCAAATGTCACCATTGTcatagtttattattattattattgaaactatatatttaattaatataacaaaattattaataaaaccaAATAATTTTCCTCTAGAAATTAACAAACCCCGTTGATGATTTATAGATTTAACAATCTAACAGCCATAATTGCTTTGAAATTTAGCAACTGCTCACAAGTCaaaaatttctaatttctaTGTTGTTCGGTTAGGGTTTTCAAATGGCAATGTCAATCCATTTTGGTCAATTTTTTATCCTGTAAAATCCAAATTGAATGATTTAAGGAGAGTCTTATTTCAATGGATATAAATACTAACTTATTTTTTTGTCAGAACAAAGATTAACTTTTTCAAATCTGACGTTTAAAATACAACAGAAATTATGCCcatatcaatttatatatatatttttcataatttaattattttataattatcatattaatataatgaaaaattataaaaatataaaaaatagtgcCACTTTGTAAAAATTGCAGgttatcataattttttaaaagacaaaaaacaataatattttcaaataataatattatatgtattataaaaatttaaataatctaattccttattattaatttattatgaatattatattaattttaaaatattataattgtatTTTGAAATATCATTGTTtttgttaatatattaatattgcataaatttatgaaataaaatatataaatttaaaaatagattattttataattaaaataattttatcatctttcgaaataaaaataattaagaattcAAACgggttattatatatatttaaatattcaattcgattgaattttaaattttaaaataataaattataaaataataaatttaaataattataatgtgATTcgagtttaaaaataataacatgaTATGTTTGATTTGGATTTTAATACGTTGGAATctattgatataaataattgatttaatataaaagtatatattttataataatatttataattttttatatattttatttaaaaattaaaaattaataattttttaaaaatataaaattttttaaataaaaattatttttttatataaattattaattaaaatatataaaattaaataaatttaaatttaatttaactaataaTCATCAAATTTTAAactgtttaaataatttaaattaatttataatcagatttaaaatgaattatgaATTAGATTgagattaaaataatttaatttttacagatACTCTATTTATTTagcttattaaaatataaattaagctatttattattatctaaataaaataataatatttaataattttaaactgcCATAAAATCACTACctgaataataagaaaataatttcacAACAActttacttatttttcttttgtttccaaaaataaaattcttaataattaatctctattttttatttttttaaatagtaataaacaatttatttttgtttggaGGATAATAAATCTTTTAACAAGTAAAAGAAGTCTTATAATATTTGATTTTCTAGAAGTACAAGTAGATATATTTTCTAGAAACACAAGGTGTCTACCAAACCTAAACCCAAATCCGAAGGAAAAAGAGTGAGCGGTAATCTATTTCCTATGAGTCTAGATGCTATGAACAACATGACAATGATATTTTCAAATGTCACCCTGGTcatagtttattattattattgatactatatatttaattaatataacaaaattatataatattactcTCTGCaatgttattaaaataaaaataaattacattttaatttttaaattttatatagttaatagtttaatttctatatttttaaaattaaatatttcaattttttataattatttcattcaaactttaattttttatttatttttattattaaaatataaatatatctttttttttaaattaatgaattacactttaatttttaaattttagtataattaataaattaatttatttatattaaaaattaaataattaaatttctatGTATGGATACATCTAAACTCATGTTCATTCATCCATTTTCTACTATTATAAAAAAGcgtgaaaattattttattgtttttttaaattcaaaattttaaaaatttaaaattctatccatttttcatcatttattaaaaattaaatactttaatttttttttaaaaataaattttcattaatttttagcCAAATTAATGGTATTcaactattttttaatacttttgcCCTTCAATTCttaatcattaatattttagtacttcataattctaaaattttttataaaaaatttttcaattttattcatttttaagtGATACTaaataacatttaaataaattataaatttttacaaagagtatttaaaaaaaaattatatttttaaaaatttgactattcttaaattaatatttataataaataaaaaaattattattttaaattgagtATTTAGAAGGATCTAAgggtttagttttaaaaatacaaaaattataaaactcgaaaattaaagtataatttattagaatttaaaatattttatccatatttatatgaatttaagtgtttataaaagtattttaagtatttaaaatttttatttttctttgatttgtTATCTAATAGAATTATGAATGAAATAcatctaatttaaaaaatgaattataaagagatttaaatgtcaatttaaaaagatatagaggttaatctattaattatgctaaaatttaaaaattaaaatataatttatttattaaagaaataaaattatttccaAATTATTTCACTAAATAATTATAGTAATTAAAATTGTctttgaatttttctttgatttattTTCCATATCAGAATTCTaaggttaaaaaaaaatatcaaatcttTATGAAATTAAGtattaatttgtaatttttctCCTCCTAATTATCATAGAAAAATATAAGATATGCTTTGGGAAGCTGAAAATTATTTGCTTGCCTTTCAAATAatgcttttttaaaaaaaaaaaaattgaaagaaagaagaagcacAACAACAAGCGAGGCAAATGATATATTAATGAGAAATACAAggatgttttaaatatttaccaagttttccattttatttttttagaaaaaaatgatgGCAGGGGGAGAAGAGGGTGTTGCTTGAAATTTAATATGTTGTTGTTTTCTATGTAATTTGAgtactttcatttatttttttttctggtgATTTTAGATTTCAATTTCTTTATGTGCTGTTGGGTATTTAAATTGTGTTTATCTGCAATGGTTACTTTTATTTAGTTGACATTTAATTTCTTGGTGTTTTCTATTAAATTCTTAGGTGGTGATGGTTTCaatatctttcttttttctttctttccttttttttcataaaaaaattttaaaaaaatttaattatttatagccTTGCAAGCCAGTGGATTTTTCCTGTGCTACATTGTTCTCAAAGACTTTAAAACACCTACCCCTCCTCTCTCTCAAAGCAATCAATGAAACATTTCTGCATTTTCTAATTGCAATATTTACTCCAAAATTTTCCCACTTCTGCATACTTTCTTAGGGTTTTTCAATTCATTAATTCATTTCCTGGCGTCAATTGACACCCTCTTCTTCCACCAATCCTTCAATtcaattctctctctctccacccTCCACCTCTCCCCCATAATTAAATTGAGCTTTAAAGCAAAACCCATCTCTCTCCTTtcatttctcttatatataATGGCCTTTCTGGTTCAAACCCATCCCCACCAAGACCTCTCTGAAGGTGCTACAGCTTGTTGGCCATGGTTCAAGCCTAGCTGGTAGCTGCTCCGCCACCACTCACTCTTGATCTCTTCCATAGCACCAACCTCCCTTCTTCCTCCCTTCAGGTATCATCATCCCAATAGCTTATATCCAATCACTTGTGTTAGAAAGATTTAGTTTCTGAATTGAACTCTGTTGGGGTTGTCTTTTTTATACAGGTGAAATATAAAGATGAGTCGAAGAAATGGCAACGGTCCTAAGCTGGACCTGAAGCTGAACTTATCACCACCGAGGGCTAATCGTAGAGTGGAATCACCGAGCCGATCAGCTACAGTTTCACCAATAACATCACCACCAAGCTCATGTGTGTCTTCAGAGTTGAACCAAGAAGACACTGTGCCACACTCTAATAGCCCTGAAGCTACTTCCATGGTGCTTGTGGGTTGCCCAAGGTGTCTCATGTATGTGATGCTCTCTGAAGATGATCCTAAATGTCCCAAATGCAAGAGTACTGTGTTGCTTGATTTCCTCCATGACAACACTGTGCAGACAAGGAACcattagaaaataataataataataataaataaaaattaaggctTCCTTCTGCTGATTCTGCCGCCATGGGACTAGTAGACTCTTTGAGGAAGTGCTATCTGGGCTCCAGTTTTCACTGCTGGATTCCATGTTAGAATTAAGTGATTGCTAGGAATTAAAGAGAGGAAATTAAACCTGGAGCCCAAATAGcactactcttttttttttttttcaaaagaaattttGTTTCTACCTATTTTGTAGTCACAGTCACAGAACAAAGAAGTGAAGCTGTATGAGCTCAGAGGAAGCATGTGTGTTTGTGGTTTCTTTCTGGGTTCAGCTTTCTCTGCTTTTTAGCAGAAGACAATGTAAGAAGGGTTAGTTGTAGTAGCCCAAATTTTCCTATGAATCTTAGGCAGTTTATATTTTATcctcttaattatttttattattattattattattattatatttcttGTATATTTTACTATGGGATTGAACTTGAAATCTCTAGATGATTACTATTGACTGCAATACTCATGTCAGCAGAAAAATGGGAAAGTGAATAATCAGTCAATTTACTAGGTCTTCTCATGGGGATGGGTAAATCTTTGGGACAAGAAAATAGATACTTTTTGTACTTGAAAGAAGATTTAGAAGATGGCAGTGGGGAGACTCATGCCCCACAGCCTTATCACTAATCCAACCCTAGCTAGCTTAATCTGGGtttgaaagaaaattttacCAGAGCAAAGAGATTATGTGCTAATATTAACAGAAGATGGTGAATTCcaaatattaaacaatcaaaGAGTTTATTAAGAAATAAGCAGAAAACCCACAATTAGAaaaatgtttattttaatttagagaAATGATTACATTTATTAACCAACTTTCAGAACCTCAAACGCTTGGAAGTACATTGGGCAAGTGATGGTTCTATGAAAAGAGACAAATGTTTGCCCAGTTATGCACTAAGGGCAATCTTTTAATTGTTTTCCTTGCTA includes:
- the LOC122724340 gene encoding protein GL2-INTERACTING REPRESSOR 1-like is translated as MSRRNGNGPKLDLKLNLSPPRANRRVESPSRSATVSPITSPPSSCVSSELNQEDTVPHSNSPEATSMVLVGCPRCLMYVMLSEDDPKCPKCKSTVLLDFLHDNTVQTRNH